Proteins from one Malaya genurostris strain Urasoe2022 chromosome 2, Malgen_1.1, whole genome shotgun sequence genomic window:
- the LOC131430170 gene encoding uncharacterized protein LOC131430170 — protein sequence MQPEEYENTGWLSYFSRHKTTYTAADIHKISNELNNVRKNLTATQYAYGELSSELKALKSIQEQRLSEEYERASSKSNTSKTEKRLSQQTEEIKFLKNELTACKNDLLKQINTLKVNVSETAKKKMKSGHMPTGASLNIESRIIALDAQLDQLAGENRDKINALESRVNQLEQQHERECSTTLKKLEASTTRKIKEFSNLLVDLQRKLEISETKLDEQIRNQSMSQDAIYEELDQRMDVFSAKLRDMHARITRLGQRDDIGSTFV from the coding sequence ATGCAGCCAGAAGAGTACGAAAACACCGGTTGGCTGTCATACTTCAGCCGGCATAAAACGACCTACACGGCTGCCGACATTCACAAAATCAGCAACGAATTGAACAACGTTCGGAAGAATCTAACCGCTACCCAATACGCATACGGTGAACTTAGCAGTGAACTGAAGGCCTTGAAAAGTATCCAGGAACAGCGTCTTAGTGAGGAATATGAACGAGCCAGTAGTAAATCTAATACATCCAAGACCGAGAAGCGGTTGTCTCAGCAAACAGAGGAAATAAAGTTTCTCAAAAACGAATTAACAGCCTGTAAAAATGATCTATTAAAACAAATTAATACGTTAAAAGTGAACGTGAGTGAAACCGCgaagaagaaaatgaaatcTGGTCACATGCCGACGGGTGCTTCTCTGAACATTGAAAGTAGAATTATAGCACTAGACGCTCAGCTGGACCAGCTGGCCGGTGAAAACAGGGACAAAATTAATGCACTTGAGAGTCGAGTGAATCAGCTGGAACAGCAGCACGAGCGAGAATGTAGTACCACTCTGAAGAAGCTGGAGGCCTCGACCACTCGCAAGATAAAGGAATTTAGTAATTTGCTAGTGGATCTTCAACGTAAGTTGGAAATCAGTGAGACCAAGCTAGACGAACAGATCCGAAATCAGTCAATGAGTCAGGATGCCATCTACGAGGAGCTGGACCAACGGATGGATGTGTTTTCGGCCAAGCTACGGGATATGCACGCTAGAATTACACGCCTCGGACAGAGGGATGACATCGGGTCAACTTTCGTGTAA